In a single window of the Rhopalosiphum padi isolate XX-2018 chromosome 1, ASM2088224v1, whole genome shotgun sequence genome:
- the LOC132922835 gene encoding histone-lysine N-methyltransferase Suv4-20-like, with protein MKPQDLCDIDDLATSLVVDVFLGFNTHKMNIEHKDRYKCKSDLKPIIDEFIKNQSMKKAFDSFWNRKYIPDHLFKVSYKKLVRDHIERYMGMFYLDSGFQIEPCYRYSLENKVGAKVNATSYWHKDGIIKRLVGCVAELTEKEEDEILHIGKNDFSVMYSCRKKCAQLWLGPAAYINHDCQANCKFVANDKGTACVKVLRDIKPGDEITCFYSANFFGENNVNCECCSCEKLCKGAFKTNEEQPKLGRYNFRQTHGRTNTYRSPDKSKKVKEPKTPKKKKNVVLEPVTPNKNPEVDKGEALLGSPYTKIIQKTRGLDLDQASKSPEK; from the coding sequence ATGAAACCTCAAGATCTGTGTGATATTGATGACTTAGCTACATCACTTGTTGTTGATGTTTTCCTTGGATTTAATACCCACAAAATGAATATAGAACATAAAGATAGGTATAAATGTAAATCAGATTTAAAACCTATTATTGatgaattcataaaaaatcaAAGTATGAAAAAAGCTTTTGATTCATTTTGGAATCGAAAGTATATACCTGATCATTTATTTAAGGTATCTTATAAGAAATTAGTCAGAGACCATATTGAAAGATACATGGGAATGTTTTATTTGGATTCTGGTTTTCAAATTGAGCCATGTTATAGATATTCTTTAGAAAATAAAGTAGGAGCCAAAGTAAATGCTACCAGTTATTGGCATAAAGATGGAATCATTAAACGATTAGTTGGTTGTGTGGCTGAGTTGACAGAAAAAGAAGAAGATGAAATCTTACATATTGGAAAGAATGATTTTTCAGTTATGTATAGCTGTCGCAAAAAGTGTGCTCAACTTTGGCTGGGCCCAGCTGCATATATCAATCACGATTGCCAGGCCAATTGTAAGTTTGTAGCTAATGACAAAGGAACAGCTTGTGTTAAAGTACTCAGAGATATTAAACCTGGTGATGAAATAACATGCTTTTATAGTGCTAATTTCTTTGgtgaaaataatgttaattgtgAATGCTGCTCGTGTGAAAAGTTATGTAAAGGAGCTTTTAAAACCAATGAAGAACAACCAAAACTGGGACGATACAACTTCAGGCAAACTCATGGTCGAACCAATACTTACCGGTCTCCAGATAAAAGCAAAAAAGTTAAGGAACCAAAGACAcctaaaaagaaaaagaatgTGGTTTTGGAACCAGTTACTCCTAATAAAAATCCTGAAGTTGATAAGGGTGAAGCTTTGCTTGGATCGccatacacaaaaataatccaaaaaaCAAGAGGCTTAGATTTAGATCAAGCATCAAAATCACCAGAAAAGTAA
- the LOC132922852 gene encoding retinal rod rhodopsin-sensitive cGMP 3',5'-cyclic phosphodiesterase subunit delta produces MGPKPEDILSGFQVNWMNLRDADTGVVLWQGTEDLSLPDKEHEAKVPKKILKCRAVSREINFSSVEPMEKLRLQQKVLFKGRCLEEWYFEFGFVIPNSTNTWQSLIEAAPESQMMPANVLNGNIVIETNFYDDDLLISSSKVRLYYV; encoded by the exons ATGGGACCAAAACCTGAAGATATTTTAAGTGGATTCCAAGT AAATTGGATGAATTTAAGAGATGCTGATACGGGAGTTGTATTATGGCAAGGCACCGAGGATCT ATCATTACCTGACAAAGAACATGAAGCTAAAGTaccgaaaaaaatattgaagtgtCGAGCAGTATCTAGGGAGATAAATTTTTCATCTGTTGAACCCATGGAAAAACTGAGGTTACAACAAAAAGTACTGTTTAAG ggaCGTTGTCTCGAAGAATGGTATTTTGAATTTGGGTTTGTTATTCCCAATTCAACCAACACCTGGCAGTCACTTATTGAAGCAGCACCAGAATCACAAATGATGCCTGCTAATGTTCTAAA tggaAATATTGTGATAGAAACAAATTTCTATGATGATGACTTACTGATATCATCATCAAAAGTCCGGTTGTACTATGTTTAA
- the LOC132918077 gene encoding uncharacterized protein LOC132918077 isoform X1 yields the protein MNRSKVKIIRTNSVEHFKDLKNCYLCDTINLTHEHSNIILPLLKTINQWETKRPDEMKSIQFLCFVCNYNSKHFKKWKMHIMSKEHIDKCHILNKVCSYFCKACKTLFYGPETLIQQHQKNVHGDQNNLSGISILMSELMNCLDSHSTHIYFCAQCNIVSEKPIHISAEYHNQTLYYCKYCNATFLCNEKQLNFHEVSVEHLTFKCIYSIEKAIEVNSLKLQKQEKITKTTHNPRTQIKSLELPLIILDRFQITSESMAKCNFCNVNVSWSIQKIVNHISLCLNKGDLTPEIHEMLITAYECKVCNFYTNSFCNYKLHVISPKHLTSCHASDDFYSYFCTICNLYIYGSKIQINNHLKKKHKTKITDLPFLSKVLKDNYKYISNHPGSDFIDYYSDQQSCEKDFFPVQCNVCKISFCMSNDEYKLHEISCEHVILKYFTQKNPSSIMKHNFKYEHLKTTSTTNTNFIKYKEALNNKCLSSTKTDNSNLEEISLNKVCTNTKKRKLSVNSTILENNKLFKNFYEGKSHSAISSTNTDPNIQQNVYMIDDDDDDNDISMADLNSTEKIILTNHAQEALHNVNVSMSFDDLTQKNIMYNKLENKMMSQELFLENFKNIQPTKSQSNIKTPYKQLHPTDADQAYGQYVTERLKNIDNLSIKSDIKIEIDALFCTYKAIPN from the exons ATGAATAGatctaaagtaaaaataattcgtaCAAACagtgttgaacattttaaagatttgaaaaattgttatttgtgtGATACTATAAATCTAACACATGAacatagcaatataatattaccattattaaaaactatcaatCAATGGGAAACTAAAAGACCAGATGAAATGaaaagtattcaatttttatgttttgtttgtaattataattctaaacattttaagaaatgGAAAATGCACATTATGTCAAAAGAGCATATAGACAAGTGCCACATTTTAAACAAAGTGTGTTCATATTTCTGTAAAGCTTGTAAAACATTGTTCTATGGCCCAGAAACGCTTATACAACAACACCAAAAGAATGTGCATGGTgaccaaaataatttatctggtatatcaatattaatgtcTGAATTAATGAATTGTTTGGATAGTCATTCAacgcatatttatttttgtgcccAATGTAATATCGTTTCAGAAAAACCAATTCATATTTCTGCGGAATACCATAATCaaacattgtattattgtaaatattgtaacgccacatttttatgtaatgaaaaacaattaaattttcatgaagTAAGTGTagaacatttaacatttaaatgtatttattcaatagAAAAAGCTATTGaagtaaatagtttaaaactacaaaagcaagaaaaaataacaaaaactacACATAATCCTCGTAcacaaataaaatcattagaattaccattaattatattagatagaTTTCAGATAACTTCAGAATCAATggcaaaatgtaatttttgtaatgttAATGTTAGCTGGAGTATTCAGAAAATAGTCAACCATAtaagtttatgtttaaataaaggTGATTTGACACCAGAAATACATGAAATGTTGATTACAGCTTATGAATGTAaagtatgtaatttttatacaaattcatTTTGTAACTATAAGCTCCATGTCATTTCACCTAAACATCTCACAAGTTGTCATGCAAGCGATGATTtctattcatatttttgtactatttgcaatttatacatttatggatccaaaattcaaattaacaatcatttgaaaaaaaaacataaaacaaaaattacagaCTTGCCTTTTTTATCGAAAgttttaaaagataattataaatacataagcaATCATCCTGGGTCTGACTTTATAGACTATTACAGTGATCAACAATCCTGcgaaaaagatttttttccGGTTCAATGTAATGTGTGTAAAATTTCTTTCTGCATGAGTAATGATGAATATAAATTGCATGAGATTTCTTGTgaacatgtaattttaaaatattttacacaaaaaaatccTTCTTCaattatgaaacataattttaaatatgaacatttaaaaacaacatctactacaaatacaaattttataaaatacaaagaagctttaaataataaatgtttgtctTCAACTAAAACTGATAATAGCAACTTAgaagaaatttctttaaataaag tttgtacaaatactaaaaaaagaaaattgtcaGTGAACAGTACCattttagaaaacaataaaCTGTTCAAAAACTTTTATGAAGGCAAATCACATTCAGCAATTTCATCTACTAATACCGATCCTAACATACAACAAAAT GTATACATgattgatgatgatgatgatgacaatGACATAAGTATGGCAGATTTAAATTCTactgagaaaattattttaacaaatcatGCTCAAGAAGCTTTGCATAATGTAAATGTATCAATGAGTTTTGATGATCTGACCCAGAAAAATATA atgtataataaacttgaaaataaaatgatgagtcaagaattatttttagaaaattttaaaaatattcagccTACCAAATCACAGTCCAATATTAAGACACCGTACAAGCAACTACATCCAACAGACGCAGATCAAGCATATGGGCAGTATGTTACAGAAAGACTTAAAAATATAGACAATTTATCCATTAAAAgtgatataaaaattgaaatagatGCTCTATTTTGTACCTATAAAGCTATacctaattag
- the LOC132918077 gene encoding uncharacterized protein LOC132918077 isoform X2 — protein sequence MNRSKVKIIRTNSVEHFKDLKNCYLCDTINLTHEHSNIILPLLKTINQWETKRPDEMKSIQFLCFVCNYNSKHFKKWKMHIMSKEHIDKCHILNKVCSYFCKACKTLFYGPETLIQQHQKNVHGDQNNLSEKPIHISAEYHNQTLYYCKYCNATFLCNEKQLNFHEVSVEHLTFKCIYSIEKAIEVNSLKLQKQEKITKTTHNPRTQIKSLELPLIILDRFQITSESMAKCNFCNVNVSWSIQKIVNHISLCLNKGDLTPEIHEMLITAYECKVCNFYTNSFCNYKLHVISPKHLTSCHASDDFYSYFCTICNLYIYGSKIQINNHLKKKHKTKITDLPFLSKVLKDNYKYISNHPGSDFIDYYSDQQSCEKDFFPVQCNVCKISFCMSNDEYKLHEISCEHVILKYFTQKNPSSIMKHNFKYEHLKTTSTTNTNFIKYKEALNNKCLSSTKTDNSNLEEISLNKVCTNTKKRKLSVNSTILENNKLFKNFYEGKSHSAISSTNTDPNIQQNVYMIDDDDDDNDISMADLNSTEKIILTNHAQEALHNVNVSMSFDDLTQKNIMYNKLENKMMSQELFLENFKNIQPTKSQSNIKTPYKQLHPTDADQAYGQYVTERLKNIDNLSIKSDIKIEIDALFCTYKAIPN from the exons ATGAATAGatctaaagtaaaaataattcgtaCAAACagtgttgaacattttaaagatttgaaaaattgttatttgtgtGATACTATAAATCTAACACATGAacatagcaatataatattaccattattaaaaactatcaatCAATGGGAAACTAAAAGACCAGATGAAATGaaaagtattcaatttttatgttttgtttgtaattataattctaaacattttaagaaatgGAAAATGCACATTATGTCAAAAGAGCATATAGACAAGTGCCACATTTTAAACAAAGTGTGTTCATATTTCTGTAAAGCTTGTAAAACATTGTTCTATGGCCCAGAAACGCTTATACAACAACACCAAAAGAATGTGCATGGTgaccaaaataatttatctg AAAAACCAATTCATATTTCTGCGGAATACCATAATCaaacattgtattattgtaaatattgtaacgccacatttttatgtaatgaaaaacaattaaattttcatgaagTAAGTGTagaacatttaacatttaaatgtatttattcaatagAAAAAGCTATTGaagtaaatagtttaaaactacaaaagcaagaaaaaataacaaaaactacACATAATCCTCGTAcacaaataaaatcattagaattaccattaattatattagatagaTTTCAGATAACTTCAGAATCAATggcaaaatgtaatttttgtaatgttAATGTTAGCTGGAGTATTCAGAAAATAGTCAACCATAtaagtttatgtttaaataaaggTGATTTGACACCAGAAATACATGAAATGTTGATTACAGCTTATGAATGTAaagtatgtaatttttatacaaattcatTTTGTAACTATAAGCTCCATGTCATTTCACCTAAACATCTCACAAGTTGTCATGCAAGCGATGATTtctattcatatttttgtactatttgcaatttatacatttatggatccaaaattcaaattaacaatcatttgaaaaaaaaacataaaacaaaaattacagaCTTGCCTTTTTTATCGAAAgttttaaaagataattataaatacataagcaATCATCCTGGGTCTGACTTTATAGACTATTACAGTGATCAACAATCCTGcgaaaaagatttttttccGGTTCAATGTAATGTGTGTAAAATTTCTTTCTGCATGAGTAATGATGAATATAAATTGCATGAGATTTCTTGTgaacatgtaattttaaaatattttacacaaaaaaatccTTCTTCaattatgaaacataattttaaatatgaacatttaaaaacaacatctactacaaatacaaattttataaaatacaaagaagctttaaataataaatgtttgtctTCAACTAAAACTGATAATAGCAACTTAgaagaaatttctttaaataaag tttgtacaaatactaaaaaaagaaaattgtcaGTGAACAGTACCattttagaaaacaataaaCTGTTCAAAAACTTTTATGAAGGCAAATCACATTCAGCAATTTCATCTACTAATACCGATCCTAACATACAACAAAAT GTATACATgattgatgatgatgatgatgacaatGACATAAGTATGGCAGATTTAAATTCTactgagaaaattattttaacaaatcatGCTCAAGAAGCTTTGCATAATGTAAATGTATCAATGAGTTTTGATGATCTGACCCAGAAAAATATA atgtataataaacttgaaaataaaatgatgagtcaagaattatttttagaaaattttaaaaatattcagccTACCAAATCACAGTCCAATATTAAGACACCGTACAAGCAACTACATCCAACAGACGCAGATCAAGCATATGGGCAGTATGTTACAGAAAGACTTAAAAATATAGACAATTTATCCATTAAAAgtgatataaaaattgaaatagatGCTCTATTTTGTACCTATAAAGCTATacctaattag